From the genome of Lacibacter sp. H407, one region includes:
- the proC gene encoding pyrroline-5-carboxylate reductase: MNKKIAIIGGGNLGVAIAEGLIKSNFCIPSHIIVTKRNIKTLEELERKGVLVTNDNNEAVRYADLVILAVKPFQIKEVLLGMKDELSAARHVVVSVVTGVLIKDMQEWIGEEMPIMRAMPNTAIAIQESMTCISAKNAVQEQLDYVHDLFSQLGRVALIEEKLMDAATVLGACGIAYALRYIRASIQGGIEIGFDAKTATLIAAQTVNGAAELLIQKGSHPEAEIDKVTTPRGCTIAGLNEMEHSGFSSSLIKGIKTSYETIGK; encoded by the coding sequence ATGAATAAGAAGATTGCCATCATTGGCGGCGGAAATCTCGGTGTTGCTATTGCAGAAGGATTGATCAAAAGTAATTTCTGCATTCCCAGCCATATTATTGTTACCAAGCGAAATATTAAAACACTCGAAGAGCTTGAGCGCAAAGGTGTATTGGTGACCAACGATAATAATGAAGCAGTACGTTATGCCGACCTGGTGATCCTTGCAGTAAAACCGTTCCAGATAAAAGAAGTTTTACTTGGTATGAAAGACGAACTGAGTGCTGCACGGCATGTGGTGGTAAGTGTTGTTACCGGCGTGCTCATAAAAGATATGCAGGAGTGGATCGGAGAGGAGATGCCTATTATGCGGGCTATGCCAAACACTGCGATTGCTATACAGGAAAGTATGACCTGCATCAGCGCAAAAAATGCAGTGCAGGAACAACTGGATTATGTACACGATCTGTTTTCACAACTTGGTCGTGTAGCGTTAATAGAAGAAAAGTTGATGGATGCTGCAACAGTACTGGGTGCATGTGGTATTGCATATGCATTACGTTATATCCGTGCAAGCATACAAGGTGGTATTGAAATTGGGTTCGATGCAAAAACAGCTACACTCATTGCAGCACAAACCGTAAATGGTGCTGCTGAATTACTGATACAAAAAGGATCACATCCTGAGGCGGAGATCGATAAAGTAACCACACCACGTGGATGCACCATTGCGGGGTTGAATGAAATGGAGCATAGTGGTTTCAGCTCATCACTTATTAAAGGTATTAAGACGAGTTACGAGACGATTGGGAAATAA
- the rfaD gene encoding ADP-glyceromanno-heptose 6-epimerase, which translates to MNKDATIIVTGAAGFIGSCMVEYLNELGFANLILVDEFNREAKEPNFFGKKFIKQVEREGLFTWLYKEKPVIDFVIHLGARTDTTEFDYAIHQHLNVEYSQLVWNYCTLNNVPLIYASSAATYGDGELGYKDDHDLCHQLKPLNPYGISKNEFDKWVLHQVDHPPFWAGLKFFNVYGPNEYHKGRMASVIFHAFNQIQQNGMMKLFRSHKEGFKDGEQLRDFVYVKDVVNVIAWLMEHQPTSAIYNLGTGKARSFHDLVAATFKALDLETKIEFIDMPEDIRDKYQYFTQADMQKLESAGYNRSFASLEDGVTDYVKNYLVGHRYY; encoded by the coding sequence ATGAACAAGGATGCTACCATAATTGTTACAGGTGCTGCAGGTTTCATTGGCAGTTGCATGGTTGAATATTTGAACGAGCTTGGGTTTGCGAATCTTATTCTTGTTGATGAATTTAACCGTGAAGCCAAAGAGCCGAACTTTTTTGGTAAGAAGTTTATAAAGCAGGTGGAGCGTGAAGGATTATTTACCTGGTTGTACAAGGAAAAACCAGTGATCGATTTTGTGATTCATCTTGGTGCAAGAACAGATACAACTGAATTTGATTACGCTATCCATCAGCATCTCAACGTAGAATATTCGCAGCTTGTATGGAACTACTGCACACTCAATAATGTGCCCTTGATCTATGCATCGTCTGCAGCTACTTATGGTGATGGAGAATTGGGTTATAAAGATGATCATGACTTATGCCATCAATTAAAGCCCCTCAATCCTTACGGTATTTCCAAAAATGAATTTGATAAATGGGTGCTGCATCAGGTAGATCATCCGCCTTTCTGGGCCGGGTTGAAGTTTTTCAATGTGTATGGTCCAAATGAATATCACAAAGGCAGAATGGCCAGTGTGATCTTTCATGCCTTCAATCAAATTCAGCAAAATGGAATGATGAAATTATTCCGTTCGCACAAAGAAGGATTTAAAGATGGTGAGCAGTTACGTGATTTTGTGTATGTAAAAGATGTGGTGAATGTCATTGCATGGCTGATGGAACATCAACCAACTTCCGCTATTTATAACTTGGGAACAGGCAAAGCCAGAAGTTTTCATGATCTGGTTGCAGCCACATTCAAGGCGCTCGATCTTGAAACAAAAATTGAGTTTATAGATATGCCGGAAGATATTCGTGATAAATATCAATACTTCACACAAGCGGATATGCAGAAATTGGAAAGTGCGGGTTACAACCGATCGTTCGCTTCATTGGAAGATGGAGTAACGGATTATGTAAAAAATTATCTGGTTGGGCATCGTTATTATTAA